The following proteins come from a genomic window of Microbacterium sulfonylureivorans:
- a CDS encoding ATP-dependent Clp protease ATP-binding subunit, translating into MNATQQPGQEDAQSALEQFGINLTDRARQGKLDPVIGRDSEIRRVSQVLTRRTKNNPVLIGEPGVGKTAVVEGLAQRIVAGDVAESLKDKELVTLDISALVAGAMYRGQFEERLKSVLKEITESDGRVITFIDELHVLMGAGGGEGSVAASNMLKPMLARGELRLIGATTLNEYREFIEKDAALERRFQQVYVGEPSVEDTVAILRGLKERYEAHHKVAIADAALVAAASLSHRYIPSRQLPDKAIDLIDEAASRLRMEIDSAPLEIDELRRHVDRLKLEELALKKEKDDASKERLAALREQLGKEQASLDDLQARWERERASLNRVGDLKTKLDAARMEAERAQREGNLEKASRLLYAEIPALERQLIDAERDEPAGDRMVNDQVTDEDIAAVIAAWTGIPVGRLMQGETEKLLHLEAELGRRLIGQKEAVKAVSDAVRRSRAGISDPDRPTGSFLFLGPTGVGKTELAKALAEFLFDDEHAMVRIDMSEYGEKHSVSRLVGAPPGYIGYEQGGQLTEAVRRRPYSVVLLDEVEKAHPEVFDVLLQVMDDGRLTDGQGRTVDFKNVILILTSNLGSPILIDPTLSVDQKREQVQGLVRQAFKPEFVNRLDDIVIFQALTEDDLAQIVELAVFALQRRLKDRRLTLAVTPDARGWLAERGYDPVFGARPLRRLIQSEIQDRLAMAILGGGVHDGDVVRVDVAADGSGLTLVSDGPSAPPEA; encoded by the coding sequence ATGAACGCCACGCAGCAGCCCGGGCAGGAGGACGCGCAGAGCGCCCTCGAGCAGTTCGGGATCAACCTCACCGACCGCGCCCGCCAGGGCAAGCTCGATCCCGTCATCGGGCGAGACAGCGAGATCCGCCGGGTCAGCCAGGTGCTCACCCGCCGCACCAAGAACAACCCCGTCCTCATCGGCGAGCCCGGCGTCGGCAAGACGGCCGTCGTCGAGGGTCTCGCCCAGCGCATCGTCGCGGGCGATGTCGCCGAGTCGCTGAAGGACAAGGAGCTCGTCACCCTCGACATCTCGGCCCTCGTCGCAGGTGCCATGTACCGCGGGCAGTTCGAGGAGCGCCTCAAGAGCGTCCTCAAGGAGATCACCGAGTCCGACGGACGCGTCATCACGTTCATCGACGAGCTGCACGTGCTCATGGGCGCCGGAGGCGGCGAGGGGTCGGTCGCGGCATCCAACATGCTCAAGCCCATGCTGGCGCGCGGCGAGCTCCGCCTCATCGGCGCGACGACGCTGAACGAGTACCGCGAGTTCATCGAGAAGGATGCCGCGCTCGAGCGCCGCTTCCAGCAGGTCTACGTCGGCGAGCCCTCGGTCGAGGACACCGTCGCGATCCTGCGCGGGCTCAAGGAGCGCTACGAGGCCCACCACAAGGTCGCCATCGCCGACGCCGCGCTCGTGGCCGCGGCATCCCTCAGTCATCGCTACATCCCGAGCCGGCAGCTGCCCGACAAGGCCATCGACCTGATCGACGAGGCCGCGTCGCGCCTGCGCATGGAGATCGACTCCGCCCCGCTCGAGATCGACGAGCTGCGCCGCCACGTCGACCGCCTCAAGCTCGAGGAGCTCGCGCTCAAGAAGGAGAAGGACGACGCCTCGAAGGAACGACTGGCCGCGCTGCGCGAGCAGCTGGGCAAGGAGCAGGCGAGCCTCGACGACCTTCAGGCGCGGTGGGAGCGCGAGCGCGCGTCGCTCAACCGCGTCGGCGACCTGAAGACCAAGCTCGACGCCGCGCGCATGGAGGCCGAGCGAGCGCAGCGCGAGGGCAACCTCGAGAAGGCCTCGCGGCTGCTGTACGCCGAGATCCCCGCGCTCGAACGCCAGCTCATCGACGCCGAGCGCGACGAGCCGGCGGGTGACCGCATGGTCAACGACCAGGTCACCGATGAGGACATCGCCGCCGTCATCGCGGCGTGGACGGGCATCCCGGTGGGGCGCCTGATGCAGGGCGAGACCGAGAAGCTGCTGCACCTCGAGGCCGAGCTGGGCCGGCGTCTCATCGGGCAGAAGGAGGCCGTGAAGGCCGTCTCCGATGCCGTGCGACGCTCGCGCGCGGGCATCAGCGACCCCGACCGGCCGACCGGCTCGTTCCTGTTCCTCGGTCCGACCGGCGTCGGCAAGACCGAGCTCGCCAAGGCGCTCGCCGAGTTCCTCTTCGACGACGAGCACGCCATGGTGCGCATCGACATGTCGGAGTACGGCGAGAAGCACTCGGTCTCGCGCCTCGTCGGCGCCCCTCCCGGCTACATCGGCTACGAGCAGGGCGGGCAGCTCACCGAGGCGGTCCGCCGGCGCCCCTACAGCGTCGTGCTGCTCGACGAGGTCGAGAAGGCGCACCCCGAGGTGTTCGACGTGCTGCTGCAGGTCATGGACGACGGTCGCCTGACCGACGGGCAGGGCCGGACCGTCGACTTCAAGAACGTGATCCTGATCCTCACCTCGAACCTCGGCTCGCCGATCCTCATCGACCCGACTCTGTCGGTCGACCAGAAGCGCGAGCAGGTGCAGGGCCTCGTCCGCCAGGCCTTCAAGCCGGAATTCGTGAACCGTCTCGACGACATCGTGATCTTCCAGGCGCTGACCGAGGACGACCTCGCGCAGATCGTCGAGCTCGCGGTGTTCGCGCTGCAGCGCCGGCTCAAGGACCGCCGGCTCACCCTGGCGGTCACGCCGGACGCCCGCGGCTGGCTCGCCGAGCGCGGGTACGACCCGGTGTTCGGTGCGCGGCCGCTGCGCCGGCTCATCCAGTCCGAGATCCAGGACCGCCTCGCGATGGCGATCCTCGGAGGC
- a CDS encoding dodecin family protein: protein MSNTTVARITTITARSPESFEAAVREGVARAHSTLRNVSGAWVKEQKVECTDGAITSYQVALEVTFVLDD from the coding sequence ATGAGCAATACGACGGTCGCGCGCATCACGACGATCACCGCCCGGTCCCCGGAGAGCTTCGAGGCGGCAGTCAGAGAGGGCGTCGCGCGCGCCCACTCGACCCTGCGCAACGTGAGCGGGGCCTGGGTCAAGGAGCAGAAGGTCGAGTGCACCGACGGCGCGATCACCTCGTACCAGGTCGCCCTCGAGGTGACGTTCGTCCTCGACGACTGA
- a CDS encoding ABC transporter permease yields the protein MTTTAERPPAAVASEPEAEAVPAFKRVVRAIGVQNISLLIAIALVVAIIGLQNPLFFTVANLKVIGTAIAIVGLLAVVQTVVIILGALDISVGSIAGLTSVTSAMIFTASGSAAVGVVGAIAIGVACGLLNGCIIVFGRVNPVIATLATLAAYKGIAQLISDGRAQGYTGADPFFVFLARGAIVGVPMLILVLVVIAALTHVVLRYTSIGRNIYAVGGNNIASRLAGININRYILGVYMITGAVAAIAGILITARTGSGQPISGSEGLELQAITAAALGGAALKGGKGAVAGTILAVILLGVLTNGMTLVGVNTFWQNVAQGTLLVIAVMIQQLRSGERRIGIPD from the coding sequence GTGACAACCACAGCCGAACGGCCGCCCGCCGCCGTCGCCAGCGAACCGGAAGCCGAGGCGGTGCCCGCGTTCAAGCGGGTCGTGCGGGCGATCGGCGTGCAGAACATCTCGCTGCTCATCGCGATCGCACTCGTCGTGGCGATCATCGGCCTGCAGAATCCGCTCTTCTTCACCGTCGCCAACCTCAAGGTGATCGGCACGGCCATCGCGATCGTCGGCCTCCTCGCGGTCGTGCAGACGGTCGTGATCATCCTCGGTGCTCTGGACATCTCCGTCGGATCGATCGCGGGACTCACCTCGGTCACGTCGGCGATGATCTTCACCGCGAGCGGCTCGGCGGCCGTCGGTGTCGTGGGTGCCATCGCGATCGGCGTCGCGTGCGGTCTCCTGAACGGCTGCATCATCGTCTTCGGGCGGGTGAACCCGGTGATCGCCACGCTCGCGACCCTCGCCGCGTACAAGGGGATCGCGCAGCTGATCTCGGACGGTCGCGCACAGGGCTACACGGGCGCCGATCCGTTCTTCGTCTTCCTCGCGCGCGGAGCGATCGTCGGCGTTCCGATGCTGATCCTCGTGCTGGTCGTGATCGCCGCCCTGACGCACGTCGTCCTGCGGTACACGTCCATCGGCCGCAACATCTATGCGGTGGGCGGCAACAACATCGCCTCGCGTCTCGCGGGCATCAACATCAACCGCTACATCCTCGGCGTCTACATGATCACGGGCGCCGTCGCGGCGATCGCGGGCATCCTCATCACCGCCCGGACGGGTTCCGGCCAGCCGATCTCCGGCTCAGAGGGCCTCGAGCTGCAGGCCATCACCGCCGCGGCACTCGGCGGCGCGGCGCTGAAGGGCGGCAAGGGTGCGGTCGCCGGAACGATCCTCGCGGTCATCCTCCTGGGCGTCCTCACCAACGGCATGACGCTCGTCGGGGTGAACACCTTCTGGCAGAACGTCGCCCAGGGCACGCTGCTCGTGATCGCGGTGATGATTCAGCAGCTCCGCTCGGGGGAGCGGCGGATCGGCATCCCGGACTGA
- a CDS encoding sugar ABC transporter ATP-binding protein, whose protein sequence is MVVEPIALRAAGITKSFGPVRALRGVDLELRAGEVTALMGENGAGKSTLLKILNGDYRPDDGELAIGGEPVVFDDPADARRAGLRVIAQEPEILAAVSVAENIYVGNLGGVVYNRRALLEKTRAELRRWGFHRVIRADALGSELSPAQRQIVEIMRAVVSRPRIICFDEPTSSLGDEEVDILFDLIRKLQSEGVAIAYVSHRMAEIFKLADRITVLRDGAFVGTKIAAETNHAELVRLMVGRDLTQFFHREPAALGGAVLELRGVGNEFVSDIDLTVRAGEVVGIAGLVGAGRSELMKTIAGDYGVRSGQILVSGRERRIRQPADSIRAGIGFAPEERKAEALLMQRSVRDNAALVVLRSLSRWIFVNDRAEKALASDYISQLRIRTPSTEQLVANLSGGNQQKVVLARWLATKPKILLLDEPTRGIDVGAKSEIYAIIDRLAHEGVAVLVVSSELPEVLGIADRIYVMNNGRIAGELPRAEATEENLLALAMDEAVPA, encoded by the coding sequence GTGGTTGTCGAACCGATTGCGCTGCGAGCAGCGGGGATCACCAAGAGCTTCGGCCCGGTGCGCGCGCTTCGCGGCGTGGACCTGGAACTTCGCGCCGGCGAGGTGACGGCCCTCATGGGTGAGAACGGCGCGGGCAAGTCCACTCTCCTCAAGATCCTCAACGGTGACTACCGCCCCGACGACGGCGAGCTCGCCATCGGCGGCGAGCCGGTCGTGTTCGACGACCCCGCGGACGCCCGTCGCGCGGGACTGCGAGTGATCGCCCAGGAGCCGGAGATCCTCGCGGCTGTGTCCGTCGCCGAGAACATCTACGTCGGAAACCTCGGCGGCGTCGTGTACAACAGGCGGGCGCTGCTCGAGAAGACCCGCGCCGAGCTTCGCCGTTGGGGCTTCCATCGCGTGATCCGCGCCGATGCGCTCGGCTCCGAACTGTCGCCGGCTCAGCGCCAGATCGTCGAGATCATGCGGGCGGTGGTCAGCCGCCCGCGCATCATCTGCTTCGACGAGCCGACCTCGTCGCTCGGTGACGAGGAGGTCGACATCCTGTTCGACCTCATCCGCAAGCTCCAGTCGGAGGGCGTCGCGATCGCATACGTCTCCCACCGCATGGCCGAGATCTTCAAGCTCGCCGACCGGATCACGGTCCTGCGAGACGGTGCGTTCGTCGGCACGAAGATCGCGGCTGAGACGAACCACGCGGAACTCGTCCGACTCATGGTCGGCCGCGACCTCACCCAGTTCTTCCACCGCGAGCCCGCGGCCCTCGGGGGTGCGGTTCTCGAACTGCGCGGTGTCGGCAACGAGTTCGTCTCCGACATCGATCTGACCGTGCGAGCGGGCGAGGTCGTCGGCATCGCCGGGCTGGTCGGTGCCGGCCGGAGCGAGCTCATGAAGACGATCGCCGGCGACTACGGCGTGCGATCGGGACAGATCCTCGTCTCGGGTCGCGAGCGCAGGATCCGGCAGCCCGCCGACAGCATCCGCGCCGGCATCGGATTCGCTCCCGAGGAGCGCAAGGCGGAAGCGCTCCTGATGCAGCGATCCGTGCGCGACAACGCCGCGCTCGTCGTGCTCCGGTCGCTCTCGCGGTGGATCTTCGTGAACGACCGCGCGGAGAAGGCGCTCGCATCGGACTACATCTCGCAGCTGCGGATCCGCACCCCGTCCACAGAGCAGCTCGTCGCGAATCTGTCCGGCGGGAACCAGCAGAAGGTCGTGCTGGCCCGCTGGCTCGCGACCAAGCCCAAGATCCTGCTCCTCGACGAGCCGACCCGTGGCATCGACGTGGGTGCGAAGTCGGAGATCTACGCCATCATCGATCGCCTCGCGCACGAGGGCGTCGCCGTGCTCGTCGTGTCCAGCGAACTTCCCGAGGTGCTGGGCATCGCCGATCGGATCTACGTGATGAACAACGGTCGCATCGCCGGGGAGCTGCCTCGCGCCGAGGCGACCGAAGAGAACCTCCTGGCGCTCGCGATGGACGAGGCGGTCCCCGCGTGA